GAACTTATGAAGTTTGGTGGAtgattcaaaaacaaaaacaaaaaaatgaaacacaaTTCAGAGCataatgcatattttaatCAGCCGTCCGAATATATACTCGTGATTATAATCAATTAACCAATTTATTACCAGAAtcaaagaatataattttgattcaattaataattataacagATTAAGCAATTATATCATTTCCATAAATGTAATCAACTTAGTCCGCCtatatatgattataattttaaattcaaccGTTAGAATTTAAGAGAATTAATTCCTATGATTCTATGAAATCGGTCCGCTACTCTTAATAAAAGAAACGCTCCtaatatatagttttaaataGCCATTTTCAAGGAAAAGCTTAGAATTTGTCACCTATAAATATTGATGCCATAAAATCATACACATTACTGAATCCATAAACAAAGGAAAGAAGGGGAAGCAAATTCTTAGTGTTGGAGTTGCGCCCCTGAATCAAGAAGAGTTCAAGGAAGCTTTCTTTTTCCATAATCACTCCAGTTATGGAAGTGTTTGATCATATTATGTTTCatgattaatttcatgttgtTCAAagcattatttatattcaattatttactCATAAAATTATAGCCATTTGTATTagatttgtagtttttttcgagaattgatatttagttgtcaacattttcttcatttcgaGATAATGCAATTTGATGTTGGACCGTCAGTTGATCGAGAATAAGGAATAAATTGGTTGATGCGTAGGCTGCAGCGGAAGTGGATTGCAGAAGAAATGAACGGAagagtgaagaagaagatgtgaCGTTGTATATTTGTTTGGTTaagatttcttttgtttatttaatttgtaactaCTTTTATGTTTGTGCTTAGAGTTTTAAGTATAATTATTGCAAACACATAGTACTATCTTGGAAATAATTCTATGTATAATTATTGCAAACAACAtagtactatcttttttccaaaatgcGATAGATATTGTGTggatattttgcatattttaatttgtatttccGTGGATGGCACTTATGattttactattaatataatttttcaaaacatgAACTAATACGGTATTGtcatcatataaatttatttatgtactaCATATTTAGTTactcttctatatatttttatattctttagtATTGATGACTATTGTtgtgtattaaattttttatgtaagTGGTATTTTAAAGTGCTTGTGTTgtccattaataaaatataaaattatggtTGCTATTTTGTGGTATTAGAGATAAGAAAGTAGTTATTGGAAGTTttgaataatttcataaataatgcAACTTTTGTACAGTTACCGAAAATATGTGTATTCAcatgattgatttttaaagttgtttaattttatgttttgacaATGtacatttaaattgttttacatgtttgtgatttttaacCCTTGCTTACtgattttaagtaattaattcaaaatataaatttaatgtgaTGGAATTAATTCCATCCGTACATCGTACGGGCGTGACACTAGTGTTTATTAAAAGGCAGCTTTGTCGGGATATCAATGATATCGGGACActcttctctattttttttttctctcttcactttaatcaTTACATATGATTTTTCTAAATCACGTGTTTAAAAGAAGCGCCTTGCTTaagggacagatggagtaccTAAAAATGAGTATGGACAAAGCCATACagttatactctctccgtctgcgaataggagttccattttgccattttagtcagtccgcgaataggagtcccgatttattatttctataaatggtaaaaaatatcacattccaccaactcattcccctcacatatcatttaaaacttagttcatattccaataactttttttcactcactttcttaacatttcttaaaacccgtggtagaaagaaatgagactcctattcgcgaacGGACGGAGTATTAGCTTAAACAAACTCAAAGACGTTCGTGATAGAAAATGTATTTGCCATAATTATTGCCGGGCCGgggaatataaaattaaatgtaatattGATGAGAATTAAATTAACTGGATATGGTGATCCAAAAACTTATTGCATTTCATATCTCCATGACTATATACTATTCTAACAATAAAAAAGGAGTTAGGATTTCAGGCTTTTTCATACGAACGGAGAgagttttattttacaaaagcCATTTCGCACATATATAGCTCACGTGAATAATAAGAAATGgattaatatacatatatttaaacaCGCGTATATATATGAGtatgaattatgaaatgtAGACCCCTAGCGAAGGAATGGACTTGAtaaatcaacaacaaacttttgGAAATATGTCGTTGAAAAATGGTTTTCTATGCTAACACCAAATAGTGGGATTTATATATCACTCACACATCTAACTGAAAATTTTATCTGATGGTTTAGTTTTTATTCGTGTAATATCGGTTTACTCGAATATAGTCAGTCCAAATATCTATCtgaatttctatatttagtcCACGAATTGCTCATATATAAAGCCAATTAACTTCCAAGATCTCTCACATTCACTAATTTCCTTCATACTGAAACTTCCCCAACGTCCACTCCCTCCTACTTTCCATCTCCTCCTCTCTAGaatgtgagagaaaaaaaagaaaattacaaaaaaaaattcaagaacgTAAAATAACCACACCGAAACACCACGGCGGCGTTGGGACATACATATGGAGACCGCGACGGAGGAGGCTGCGGCCGTGGCGGTGACGCCGTGCTTGAACACCGACGTCATCGCGAAAGGCAAGCGAACCAAGCGACAACGACCTAACTCCCCCTTTTCCTTCACCATCACGCCGCCACGCGCCGCCTCGGAGGAGAGCACCACGACGGAGGAAGCCGACACCGCGAGGTGCCTCATCCTCCTCTCCCAGGGCCACTTCATCCCCATCGCCAAAAGCCGCCGCGACGCCGCCGCCATGTACACATGCAAGACGTGCAACCGCTCCTTCCAGTCGTTCCAGGCCCTCGGCGGCCACCGCGCCAGCCACAAGAAGCCCAAGAACGAGAAGCGGTACGCCATCTTCTCCGACGAGGAGGATTTCAACAAATTCTCTcccacctctctctctcttcagcTCAGCAGCGtctccaccaccgccaccgccgccgcgaTGAAGTCGCCGAGAGTCCACGAGTGCTCCTATTGCGGGGCCGAGTTCGCCTCCGGGCAGGCCCTCGGCGGCCACATGAGGAAGCACCGCGGCGGCGCCGCCCCACCGGTCCCGACGAACATTCGAGAAGCGATAGTTTATGATGAGGCGGAGGCGGAGACGGAGGCGGAGGAGAGGAAGAAGGGCGGAAACTGGCTGTCGTTGGATCTCAATCTTCCGGCGCCGGATGATGAGAGAAGCCCTAACCGGATGGCTCAGCCATTACCACTTAACCGCTGATTTGATACGCAACTCAGTTGGCAGGACGTTTCTCCTCCAATATTAATTTCGGAAGGttgaattattctttttttatactatacaATATTGACCTTCCACAATTGGGCATTTTTGACTCACCATTGtatgtactataaaatttccttttttaaggAAAATATTTTCTGTAGTGTTTTTTCTAAGTAGTAGCTCACGACATTCTTTGAATTATGTAAAtagtttttttactttgttttggCAGTTTTTAGCCCTGCTCCtaatcataatattttagGAGTAAGTTAGGAGAGTATATATGGGATTGAATTCAatcttctctattttttttatatatgtacatatgGTATTCAAACCTCGCTCTATAGTATAAAATGTGCAAGTTTTTGTTCAAGGTTTGTAGAGCTAACTAATATTGTACtgttatttatattgtttttataatgtCCTAAAAAGAGTTTGCTTCACTGCAGTATATATATCAGTATAAAAATTTGCCTTTAATTGGGGACATATTGTTGTTAGAGCGATTTAGTTCACAAAATTAGTATAACTAAGAGATGATTAAAGTATAACTAATCTTAAATGCATAACTAGAGAAAAcgattttatttcattataagaGTGATTTAGATTATACTaatttatagtgaagtatttaCTCTGTAAAATATTTCGTTCACTATAATGGCGTTTTGGTTCACTCCGTGTTTTCACATTTGTGCTATGAACTAAAACGCCTTTATAGTGAACTAAATCGCTTTTATTGTGAACTTAATTCGGGTTCTCTAGTTATGCATTTATGTAGTGGTTGTCCGTTATCAATACACTCTTTTCGATCTCATAGAAATAgaccatatttatttattttttcgtcCATCCCATTGAATTAATCCATGTCAAAActtatataaacaaaatactattAGTTCTAATAATATAGGTCCCACCATTAACTAAAACTAtttctactatttttaaaacttttttactgactttactaattacaaattaaaatccgtgtcgtcCCCAAATAACCTACTATTTCTGTAGGCCGGGGGggagtaatttaaataattagaattgtCTGCATCTctgaaaaaataagaactaaCTTGGGAGCATATACACGTTTAAATCTCAAAATACCGAAAACTAGCTTGGGAGCATAATCTTATACAGAGCTTGAAACATGAAAACCGACTTCTATGTATCATCGTCGTCTTGGAGCTTGAAATACTAAATTGATTTGTGAATATCTTGTCTGAAGTTTCGTAGACAAAAATTAACTCTTGAACCCTAGACTTGCGAGCACAATCATATTTCAAACTCCAAatgtcaaatttaattattcatgtactctctctgtccaaGCTAGTTGAAACAATTTTTggatacaaaatttaaaaaattgatgtttaaAGATTAATCAGAGAGAACACAAagtaggaaaaaaataaagtagaaaaaagattagaaagaaatgtaaaatatgaaagggaataaaatttgaataaaaaaagaaaatatggaaGTAGCTTCGGAAACATAGAAAGGTCGAAACCGCTCGTTTTGCTAATTCCATTACTTTTGCAGATAACAAAAAAGGAATGGATTTGAATCAATATGAAAGATGAGATCTGAAGTTCTACGGTTACTCTCATATTACTACTTAATACATATTGTTATGCTAAATGTGTGTGTGATCATGAGTGTACCACACCAATTAATACTTAGTTTTCTTGAATCATCTGTTATTTAATGTATCtgcaaattaattagtaattttaatacgTGAAGTTATATATGTCATGCTGAATTTGACCAACAATGTAACTAACTGCCTATCTACTTTTAGATgcattgtgattttttatagACAATAGTACATAACATGGTCACTTGGTTGTTACTCACCCttctatatttatacaaatttcCAATTATAGCTCAATGTATTCACTAAATGCACCCTTATTAAGTGGTTAAAATTATGTTCATGTGATTTCCTCTGTAAATGGGTGATAGTATACATTACTTTCACCACTATAAATTAGACCccaatgtaaaaaaaaattacaacgacCTCATTCGATCatcatatactactacaatacATCGTGAGCCATGGATTACAATACCAAATTCCAAAAAGCTATCCTATTAATTGTTTTGATAATAGGAAGCATTGAGGTTGCAAAAAGCAAGTGTACTATCTTCACTCCTAAAGTTGTTGTTAAAGTACATAACAGCCTATCATCTTCATCTCCAGTCTTGCAACTGCATTGCCGATCTGCTCACGATGATCTTGGGGTGCACACACTCTCTCGAGGGGAGGAGTATAGTTGGAGTTTCTGTAATTCCTTCTTCGATAATACTGCATTCTCATGTTACATTCAAGCTGGTTTCAAACATACAAGTTTTAAATCTTATGACTCAAATGAGAGACTAGACCAGTGTCCCGGCAATATGTGTACTTGGATAGTAAAAGACGATGGCGTTTATATTTTGGGGGAAAGAGAGGCTATTTGGTGAATATTGTAACTCATTTCATCCtccaaatcaataaataatacacTTTgagatcttgctttatttagAAATGAAGATGTATGGTTTTTAAAACTAACAAAATCTTGTTATGTGAATAGGTATAATGTGCAAGTAAGCCTTTTGATTTGATATAATCtattcttttactatttaaatactactaacCAGGATATGAAAGATCTAACTAATCTTATTTGGTGCTGATCGATTCTCATAGACAATGAAATTGTTGTTTGATCTTGCTTCTACCATTGgcatataaattaatgatgtattataataaataaaaatgagaggGAATTAACTTAGAAGCAGGAATCACTAATGTCTAATCGTATATAGGAATAATAGCATACAATatgttgaaaattgatattttggtgaaaattaaatttgaagcTTGAGCCGgtaaatattttgtagtttTTGGGTGATGcttttaattagaaaataaattgtgtgTGTATGTTACTAATATAATAGTGGTTTAGTTAATATGTGAGAAACTGAAAATGGATTATCATATTTGAAATCATTATTAgttgaactttaaaattaacttttttatttattatcaaaaCCATTGCCTTTACAAGAAATCAGTAAATCTCATAAGTGGGAATTTTAACTAACAGCAGTAGTcacaattaattgaaaatcaacAACCTCTAAGTTTAATAAGTAACCAATAATAAAAGACTGATCATCATCATACGTCAAAATTTAGTGAactttttaaaacattaaaatttcaagagAGGAGTTAAAATTGACTCTCaacttttcacttttatttatttatttatattctagctctgtagtttttatttattcaccTGTATCTCTAaacatatgaaatttaattaaaaatttactcATGTCAGAAAAttacactatttataaaaaatgttgttACAGCATATGAAAAGATTttgatagaaaataaatcgcaaataataaaaagactAATacgtaaaaataaaagagtgaaagaatcaaacaaaattttgattcGGAAATTTCATTGATTTCCGAATGATCACGAGTCCCGGTTCTGATTCTGTATCTTGGTGTTGATGTTGACGATGGTGGAGTAAAGAAGCCAGTAGAAGAAGAGCAGCGATGCGATGAGGAGGTGCAATTTGATGATGGATTTCTGGTGGTTGAAGCGCTCCGATGGCGAGCACCAATCGAGCTGCAGGCAGGTGGGTCGAGTCTCGTACTGCCAGGACCAGGAAGAGGCACAAGGGCACCACAACAAGGAGACTCCGGGCCATGCCAGTTAGCCTCTTCCGTGTCATcatgaggaggaggaggaggaccATGATTGCCACTACCCATTGCAAGGCCATTGATCTAGCCTTTGATCACTAAGTACAATAATGAGGGTTAGGGTGATTCTATTAGTTACTCCacaacttataaatatatgaacatGGGAAGAGGTAtctatagtactcctactccataagaaatacaaatagttaccatatttattattttttacgaAAGTTCATTCGCCAATAGAAATTGGTAAGTATGGTACCTTTTTCAAATTTACCTTCTTTCCTTCTAATTAATTCTACTTTTAAAGAAaggaaatgtaaataaaaaatatgacttCTCAATTTAGTTATTAAATAAGTACATATTACCATATTTCAATTCATTATTAGGTGAtctttaaaattaactttttattcattataaaaaCCCCCTCATTGTAAGGATTCAGTAAATCGTCTCATTGTAATTAGTGTTCGTGTTCCTAAAATTAGGAGAGATCTTATTTGAATGAATTAATGTAATATTGGTATATGTTGTTAGGTATCGAAGGCTAGATTGtcatatttgaattcattatgaggtaatttataaaataccTTTTCAATAAATCAGTAATTAGTGTTCCGGGTTCCTAAAATTCATGCTTCCAATTTCAAAGATGGTGTTTCCTGATCACACCTACATTAtcttgctgctgctgctgcttcgCCTTGTTTTACCTTTCTCTGTTGGAGCAACCACTTTCTTCAACCTTACCCTCTCTCATCACCACCCTAATCCTGATTTTGTGGCTCTACAAGTCACAAggtaaacacacacacaacactcaaatatgtgcactttatCAACTACTataaactactactactataaaataaattgttactTTTGAAGAATTACATTATTTATgagatttcatattttcagtTATAGTTCATGCATATATTTGTTGCgtgattttataattacatGAAACATTGCATTATCTCATAGTACTTAATATTATGTTAAATTCATGACAGGAGTGTGAATGAATCCATATCGAAACGTCGCCCAATTCTTGAAACCCCCTTGAGCAAGGCACAGTCACAGTGCCTGACTGGAAACCCCATAGATGACTGCTGGCGCTGCGACCCCAACTGGGGAAACAACCGACAACGGCTGGCTGACTGCGCCATTGGCTTCGGGCAGGGTGCAATGGGGGGCAAAGGGGGTCGTTTCTATGTGGTAACGGACTCCTCTGATCACGACACAGTCAGCCCGACCCCTGGCACCCTTCGCTATGCTGTCATCCAAGAAGAACCCCTCTGGATCATCTTCAACTCAAACATGGTCATCAAGCTAAAGCATGAGCTCATCTTCAACAGCCACAAGACCATAGATGGCCGTGGTGCCAATGTGCAGATCACGGGGAATGGATGCCTCACATTGCAGTATGTCAGCAACATCATCATCCACAACGTGCGTGTGTACAACTGTATGCTGTCTGGGAACACTAATATTAGGTCAAGCACCACACATTTTGGCCACAGGGGGGTATCGGATGGTGATGGCATAACAATCTTTGGTTCAAGGAACATATGGATTGATCATTGCACGTTGTCACATTGCACTGATGGATTGGTAGATATCACCGTGGGATCTACAGCTATTACTGTGTCGAATAACTATTTGTCTGATCACGACAAGGCCATGCTGCTCGGGCATGATGATAAGTTCTTGCCCGACTCGGGGATGCAGGTTGGTTCTTTTGCAAAACAATACAATCTGTTCCTTTTGAATTCTTGATGTGAAACTGATGACAGAGACTTGTTTGTGTAGGTCACTATAGCATTCAACCGGTTTGGAAAGGGGCTCGTCCAGAGGTTGCCGAGGGTGAGGAGGGGCTACATCCACGTGGTGAACAACGACTATTATAAGTGGAAAATGTACGCGATTGGAGGAAGTGCTAACCCGACTGTGAATAGCGAGGGTAATCGCTTCACTGCATCAGATGATCACAATGTTAAGGAGGTACAATGCTGCTTACATTGCTGGTTGAATTTTCTGCCATTTATTTTGTGCAAATTTAAACATATGCATGCTACATTGTGTGTATGCGGTACAATAGGTGACAAAACATGAGGATGCCAGTGAGGGGGAGTGGGCCAACTGGAATTGGAGGTCGAATGGGGACCTGATGTTGAACGGTGCATTCTTCGTGCCATCCGGTGATGGGGCTAAGCCGCAGTATGCCAAGGCCTCAAGCTTCGACCCTATATCGGTTAACCAAATCGACCAACTAACCATGAATGCCGGTGTTCTTGGTGGCACAAGgtacacacacatacacacatgAATCTTTGCATCTTTCACAAGACACGGCAgaatttctgaatttttttctgatgaaattataattcaGGGACACCGGTGTATCATATGGTGGTGGCTCCATCACGTTTACAGGCGCAGCCCAGAGAGAGTCATCACTGCCCAGCAATTTGTTTCTGTCTTCCCTAATTATTCTTATACTGTATATCTCCTCCACCATTGCTGGTGGATTTCTATGATCAAcatcattcatttttatatattgaggTGCATGCAAAAAAAACCATGTTTGTGGGGACAATCGTTTGATTCCTGAATCTAAACCAGTTGCAAAAGTTAACAAATGAGAcaagtagttgaaatttgaataatcgCCAAAAAAAAAGGGGCATACATTCTTTCATCAGAAGCCTCATAGCTTGATTTTAagtttagaaatacaaaaaccagaaaataattatagattaCAAAAACTATCATTATTAggatggaaaataaaatgaaatgttgcaAAGCACAAGCACAAGAGAATGGCATTTGTTGAGTGAAGCAGAGTAGCATACTGACCTCAATTTTTCCAGCTTTTTCCTTCCAAGCATTTTGTTTCCCATGAGTTGCTCCTACTTCTTAAGAAGTGAAGGAGCTTTGCCACTGGCTGCGAAATTGTTTCACAATCATCCTCAGCTGTATGTTTTTCAATTCCACTAAATGACGATCATGCTTTCTTCACCAGTAACTTGAGAAGCAACCTCTTCCAGTTTCTTCCAAGTTAACTCACGATTGCGTTTAAGTTCTCCATCTCTTGCTTGCTTTTCGTCATGCTGCATCTGACATTCTTCAAATAACTCGGGATCCATCTCTAGAAACATTCTCCTGACATTGGAGCTCAAGCCAATGATTGCCTGATTCCAGTGGCCTCGTATGTTCTTTTCTAGGGCATCAAATATGATTGGTAAAATAACGCTCCGATTTTCTGCAATCAGACTTACTATGTGCTCATTGTTCCACCAAAAAAGAGCCCGTTCAGCTACCTATCAAATAGGAAATCATGGCGGTTAATATTGAGGTTTAAGACTGTGCAGACAATGAATTGGATCACAACAACCATACAGAGAAgtaaataattcaacaaaaattaagacTGCACTAATCATTTAAATGCTCTTGTCATCTAATGAAAAGTATTCTCAAAGGGAAGATGACATCTAAGGGAAGCAGATGGGCAAAACACATGCTTCTGGATGTGTATGTGCAAGAGTTAgcaaataaagatattttcataGAGCAATGAACCCTAAAAATTGCTATATCAAATCTTCACAACCCAGCCACAAATCATAGAGCATTGTACAGCATATAGCATGGTATGTCATGAAGTTTCTATGAACCTTTAGAACCACAAGGAGAGGAAGATCATTGATATATATTCAACTACTCACATTAATTCAGAACTCCACCAGAACATTGTAAATTCACCTCCCCCATCCCccaactcattcttactcttCTTCATATTCCATATACACCTCTACAAGAAACTCCTAGTGCACAATAAAACTATAACCAGCAGAAGTAAAAGGGTTGTAAGCAGCGCACAAATTCAACAGCAGATTTTACAGATGTCCACTTCAGTCCATAAGGAGAGCAAACATATCCACTGCACGCATCATGATAAGACACTTATCTACTTCAGTTTCGTATTTCTTATACCTAATCATCTTAATCAGCTGTCATGTTCCCTGATATTACACCGACATTGCTGCTTAAACAATAACATTCATCGATGTTATTTACTTCTGGAAAGTGAAAATATTATGGTAGCAACACTATATATCAAAGAGAACTAGTTGAAAGAACCCTTTTCTAAGTAGATATTACAATGTAAATACACGAAGTCCAGGAAGATCTTCAGACCTGGAAATGTGAGCTAGTGAGGCTTCGTCCAATTTGTCTAAACAGAGGTACCATGCAGCGCTGAAACTCTGCAGACTGTGTAAACTCCAAAATCTCTTCTAGTTCCCCAAGGAAGAGAACTTCCTTACCACAGTTTGTGACAGGCCAAAACTTCAGCACTCCTCTAATGACAGTATCAGCCAATCTGTAATCCTTCTCAACAAACTGTGTTATACAATAGGACAACTGCTGATGGTATGAAGAAATACATTTAGGCTTGTGCAATGGAATAAGTGCTCGTACAAGGAACAACTTGTGTTCTTCTTTCATTGGCAGTGCAAACCCATTAATTATACTTCCGAGAATCTCCAAAAGCTCAGCAATCCCACTGTACCTCTCGGTCTCAAATATGAACTGATAAAAAATGTTGTTTATCGCATTCCGTATAAAGGGTCTATGAACCATAAATCTCCCATATATGCGGTGAAGAATTGTCTTCAAATACTCCCGCTCCCTCATGTCTTCTGAATCAAACAAATCAAGCAATTTAAGTACGAACGAGTGGTCAAGATACTTCTTGGCAATCTTAGTGTCAGTTTCTGATGACACCACatactttaaaagtaaatCATATACAAATTGCAAGTGCGGCCACGAAGGGTCCATGAACATCTCATCTTCCTCAGGATCTCCACCCTCTGAGCCAGTGTTCTCATGTGCAGCCGGTGGCAAACACCGGAAAATATTCACAGATATCATCTTCATCAATTCCTCCTGCATCACCTCATTCATTTTACACGATCCCGACTGCACCAAGTCAACGAGTTCTGCCAGAGTTTGCCTCTTGATCTCCTTCTCCCGCACAGACTTAGTCGGATCAGTAAAATCAAATAGGAAACAACATATTTGAAGTTTCCGAATGAATAGATTGTGCCGGTCAGCCATTGGAACATCCCTCAACATAGGCAAAACATCAACAGTACCCGGGTTCAGCGGGATGTTGGCAAGGGTCACATGCTGAGGTGTTGCAGAGGCCAGTCGAGACGCATGATTGACAGTCACACTAGAAGCAGACGACGACTGGGATATGGGGGCCTCTATTGCTTCAGATTTCCAGGACTTCCTCTGCCCCCTTTTCATTATCTTGTTCAACATTGTGATCCTCAACCCAAACAGGAAAGAGAAATCACACAAACTGCAGGAACAGAAATCGCCTAAAGCTACAAACTATCACACTACTTCATTCGCCCACATACACTCAACTTCACATTTTAATTGCTCTTCCAGTAACTCCCACTACAAGAGCAATGAAAGCAGATGGTGGTAAAACTCTGGGCCCGCAATCTCGAAACCTAATTAAGGTATGATCAATTACTAAAACTAACAGGTAACAACATAGAAACGCTTCTGCCGTATGAATCAAGTAGAAAAATATGCTCGTCCCTACTATCCGTGCTTGTGCAAAATCGCAAACAGTTGGACAGAAACAAAATAGCAGAGAAATACTTGAGAAATTAGGAAAACCGATTAGGAATCCGCGAACAAAGCCAGTACCCGATCAGTTCCGTCGAACTAAGAAAGCAGTGCCGCGTTGCAGAATCCACGAGTTAGAGAGCAAATCAAAGTAATTTCACTCTCAAAGCAGCACCAATTTtgcggaggcggaggcggaggctgtagaagaagaagaagaaacggATATGATTTGAATTAAGTCACCGCCGACGAGGAAATTGAGGGCTTAGggcttgtttttagttttttgtttttctttaaatctttatttatatggtttccattaaatttgattttccatTGTAGTGGCTGCTGCTCTCCACGGCTTCCTTTTCagtattcattttcttctatCCTTTAATATTATCTACTTTCAAGTGTTCCAGTATATACGAAAAGAAAAGTCAAATGTATTAAATAGGGATAATGTATGAGGataatattcttaaaaaaatttcacaacaattttttttttggtaaatgttATCCTAATTTTACCCATCTGAGATAAGGTATTTACCCAGCCTATTGAACAGTTGTATACAATGTGG
The genomic region above belongs to Salvia hispanica cultivar TCC Black 2014 chromosome 3, UniMelb_Shisp_WGS_1.0, whole genome shotgun sequence and contains:
- the LOC125214768 gene encoding serine/threonine protein phosphatase 2A 57 kDa regulatory subunit B' beta isoform-like isoform X2, with translation MLNKIMKRGQRKSWKSEAIEAPISQSSSASSVTVNHASRLASATPQHVTLANIPLNPGTVDVLPMLRDVPMADRHNLFIRKLQICCFLFDFTDPTKSVREKEIKRQTLAELVDLVQSGSCKMNEVMQEELMKMISVNIFRCLPPAAHENTGSEGGDPEEDEMFMDPSWPHLQFVYDLLLKYVVSSETDTKIAKKYLDHSFVLKLLDLFDSEDMREREYLKTILHRIYGRFMVHRPFIRNAINNIFYQFIFETERYSGIAELLEILGSIINGFALPMKEEHKLFLDYRLADTVIRGVLKFWPVTNCGKEVLFLGELEEILEFTQSAEFQRCMVPLFRQIGRSLTSSHFQVAERALFWWNNEHIVSLIAENRSVILPIIFDALEKNIRGHWNQAIIGLSSNVRRMFLEMDPELFEECQMQHDEKQARDGELKRNRELTWKKLEEVASQVTGEESMIVI
- the LOC125214768 gene encoding serine/threonine protein phosphatase 2A 57 kDa regulatory subunit B' beta isoform-like isoform X1, coding for MLNKIMKRGQRKSWKSEAIEAPISQSSSASSVTVNHASRLASATPQHVTLANIPLNPGTVDVLPMLRDVPMADRHNLFIRKLQICCFLFDFTDPTKSVREKEIKRQTLAELVDLVQSGSCKMNEVMQEELMKMISVNIFRCLPPAAHENTGSEGGDPEEDEMFMDPSWPHLQFVYDLLLKYVVSSETDTKIAKKYLDHSFVLKLLDLFDSEDMREREYLKTILHRIYGRFMVHRPFIRNAINNIFYQFIFETERYSGIAELLEILGSIINGFALPMKEEHKLFLVRALIPLHKPKCISSYHQQLSYCITQFVEKDYRLADTVIRGVLKFWPVTNCGKEVLFLGELEEILEFTQSAEFQRCMVPLFRQIGRSLTSSHFQVAERALFWWNNEHIVSLIAENRSVILPIIFDALEKNIRGHWNQAIIGLSSNVRRMFLEMDPELFEECQMQHDEKQARDGELKRNRELTWKKLEEVASQVTGEESMIVI
- the LOC125214768 gene encoding serine/threonine protein phosphatase 2A 57 kDa regulatory subunit B' beta isoform-like isoform X3, which encodes MLNKIMKRGQRKSWKSEAIEAPISQSSSASSVTVNHASRLASATPQHVTLANIPLNPGTVDVLPMLRDVPMADRHNLFIRKLQICCFLFDFTDPTKSVREKEIKRQTLAELVDLVQSGSCKMNEVMQEELMKMISVNIFRCLPPAAHENTGSEGGDPEEDEMFMDPSWPHLQFVYDLLLKYVVSSETDTKIAKKYLDHSFVLKLLDLFDSEDMREREYLKTILHRIYGRFMVHRPFIRNAINNIFYQFIFETERYSGIAELLEILGSIINGFALPMKEEHKLFLVRALIPLHKPKCISSYHQQLSYCITQFVEKDYRLADTVIRGVLKFWPVTNCGKEVLFLGELEEILEFTQSAEFQRCMVPLFRQIGRSLTSSHFQVAERALFWWNNEHIENVSRDGSRVI